The genomic stretch TTCCGAGAGCTTCCTTTCGTAAAACTTCGGGGTCGACGGCTTTTCGTGCCATGGGTATCTCCTTAAATGATTACAGGCGCAATAATTGAGCAACACGTACAACTATCAGATACAGCCCCGGCGAGCAACAGCCTTGTGCAGGGTAAAAAACGCTGGTGTGAGCGACATAATCGGCATCGAGAAGAAAATAAAAACGGCTTTTTTTACGTGTCGATACGTTTGATTTCGTGGTGCTCGAACAGCGAATGAAACAGCAACATCTTGGAATGCTGATCTATCCGGTTTGCTGCAATAAAAAAAGAAAATCAATTTGTTCTGTATGGCAGGAGAGAGTGCCGCGGCCATGGAACAAATGTATTGTATTCGTGGTATGGTTCAGGAGAAAAGTAGTCTGATTTGACGTAGGTCAGTGCCACGAAAACCGTTGATGGTAATGCTTGCCCTTCGAGCAAATCTCCAATAAGGGACGCCCATGACCAATACGGCACGAAAACAATACGACGCACTTGCGCTGCTTTCAGGCGGCCTGGATTCCATCCTCGCCATGCGCACTATTATGGATCAGGGACTGAGTGTCCTCGGCCTGCATTTTGTCACGCCTTTTTTTGGCAAACCCCACCTCATTCCATTCTGGAAGGAGCACTACGGCATCGAAGTAATCGAAGTCGATATTCGCTCCAAATACGTGGATATGATGTTGGATGGCCCGTCCCAGGGATATGGCAAATGGTTGAATCCATGCATTGACTGCAAGATAACCATGCTTACTCATGCCAGAGAACTGATGAAACAGTATGGAGCCAAGTTCATCATTTCCGGCGAAGTCATCGGGCAGCGCCCCATGAGCCAGCGTGAGGATGCGCTGAACCTGATCACCAAACGGGCAGATGTACGGGACGTGCTCATTCGCCCGCTGTGTGCCAAGAAACAACCCATCACCCCCATGGAAGAATCCGGGCTGGTGGATCGCGAACGGTTGCACGACTGGTATGGACGTGGACGCAAGCCCCAGATGGCACTGGCCAAGGAGTACGGTTTTACGGAAATACCGACTCCGGCAGGCGGCTGCTGCCTGACCGAAGCGCAGGGGGCAGCACGATTCGTCAAGCTGTTACAGGAGAAGGAGCGTCCCTCTCCTAATGATTTTTCTCTGGCTCGTGTCGGTCGCCAGTATTGGGCCGGAAATCACTGGCTCACCTTTGGCCGTACCGCTGATGACAATGCCCAGATCGGGGCATGCATCGAGCCGACTGATTATGTGTTGAAAACTCAGGGATTCCCCGGACCACTCGCTGTCTGTCGTCCGTTGGACGGACCATGGGAGCCGGAGGTGATCAAGGATGCTGCCGCCTTGGTCGCATCTTACTCCACCAAGGCTCGCAGACATTTTGACGAGACAGGCGAGCTTATTGTCATACGGGTGAAGCAGGGGGATTCCGTTGAGGATATATCCGTAGCTCCATCCCGAGATAATGCCTTGCCATGGGCGGAACCCATGGCGGAAATTGTCAAGGGGTGGAAGAAGGACCAGTTGGAAATTGACGGGTAACCCTTGCTCCAAAACCTCTCATAGAATACAAAGGCCTACATGACCATCGATATTATTACGTTTTTGGCTTCCTCTTTGCTCCTCTGGTTCGGGGCAAACTGGATTGTGACTTCCGCAGCGTTGATCGCACGGAAATTCAACGTTTCGGAACTGGTAATCGGGTTGACCATCGTTGCCCTTGGCACATCTGCGCCCGAGTTTCTTGTAACCGTCAACGCCGCCATGCGCGGTCACAACGACATATCCTTATCCAATGTCGTTGGCTCCAATATTTTCAACCTCGGCTTCATTCTCGGCCTCATGGCCATGATCAAGCCGCTGGTCTCCAACAAGACCATCGTGTACCGGGACGGGTTGCTCCTGTTCCTTACGACGGTCGGTATTCTGCTCGTTTCCATGACGGGTGAGCTTGGGCATCTGTTCGGTGCCAGCCTCATGGCACTCCTGATCGCCTACCTCGTCTATCTCGGTTTCAAGCGCGAGAACGTGGGAGATGAAGAACTGGATGATCTGGAAGGAAAAGAGGCCAATTGGCTTCATTTCGGCATCCTGATAGCGGGATTTGTCGCTATTTCAGCCGGTGGACACCTCATGGTTACGGCTGCAACATCCATTGCCTCTGCATTGGGTGTCTCCTCATGGGTCATCGGCGTGACCATTGTCGCGGCTGGTACAAGCCTGCCCGAACTGGTTACCTGTCTGGCTGCGTCGGTCAAGGGCAAGAACCAGATGCTCCTTGGCAACCTGATTGGTTCAGACTTCTTCAACTTTGCCGGAGTCCTTGGACTGACATGCCTTATCAAGCCGCTGCCGGTGTCTCCTGAAGCCTCTTCAGGGTTGATTGTGCTGGTTGGTATGGTGGGACTGGTGCTGATTCTGCTGCGGACAGGATGGCGTGTCAGCCGTCTTGAAGGCGCACTGCTGGTCGGTATCAACATGGTCCGCTGGATCGGTGACTTTACGAGTTAGTATAGATAATCACCGTTACCAAACAGCTATCGACATTCGATAATAAAACAGGCCGCTCCAGAAGGAGCGGCCTGTTCGCGTTGTACTCTAGTACATCTGGTGATTATTCGATCAGGTCCTTGTAATCCTTGGCAGAAGCGCTGACATATTTCAATGTGAAGTTCAGCTCCAACCGTTCAAGGCTGACATCCTCCAATACGACCTCAACGGTCTGGCCCAGTTGGAATGACTGGCCGGTCCGCTCGCCCACCAGCATCTCGCGATGAGCCCAGTAGGTGTAGTAATCGTCATCCATGGAGGAAAGACGAACCATGCCTTCAGCCATGACTTCACGCAGTTCCACGTAGAACCCGTAGTCTGTGATGTGGCTGATGACGCCGCCGAACGTGCCTCCCACCTTGTCGCGCATGAACAGGACCATGACGCGCTTGTGGATTTCGCGTTCGGCATCCATTCCGGCCCGTTCACGTCCAAACAAATGTCCGGCAATATTCAGCAGGCGTTTCTGGCCGGGAATGGCAGGAGCCGGAGCATCCTGATCCTTCAGGGCCAGGGCGGCCTTGACCAGTCGGTGAACCACAAGGTCGGCGTATCGGCGGATGGGCGAAGTGAAGTGGGCGTACTCTTCGGATGCAAGGCCGAAGTGCCCCTCATTGTCCGGTGAATATTTGGCCTGCTTCATGGAACGCAGCAGCAGACGGTTGACGATATACTCCCTGTCTGTACCCTTTTGTGATGCGATGAGCCGTTGGATGGCCTTGGGCGTCATCTCCTTGGGCATCAAGATGTCCTTGTCCGTCTGGGAAAGGAGGCGGAAGAGATTCTTGAGCTTCTCCTCGTCTGCAGGCGGGTGGATGCGGAAGAGGCAGGGCATGTCCTGCTCGATGAGAAAATGGGCCACGGCTTCGTTGGCCGCGATCATGAACTCTTCGATGAGCTGGTGCCCGAAATGACGGGTCTTGGGACGGATGTCCGAAGTCTCGCCGTTGATATCAAAGAGAATTTCCGGCTCTGGCAGGTCGAAATCGAGGGAGCCTCGCTCACGGCGCAGGGCGTTGATCTTCCGGGCCAGTTCCTCGGCCAGTTCCAGCATGGGAACAACGTGGGAAATCTCCTCCCGCGCTTCCGGTTCCTTGTCCAGAATGGCTTTTTTAACCTGCCCATAGGTCAGTCGGGCATGGCTCTGGATGACCGCCGGAAACATCTCTGCCGAGCGGGTGCGACCTTGCTGATCCGTGTCCATACACGCGACCATGACCAGTCGCTTCACGTTCGGATTCAGGGAGCAGAGACCGTTGGACAACCGTTCAGGGAACATGGGCTCAACGGATTGGGGGAAATAGTAGGAGTTGCCGCGCTCAAGAGCTTCGCGATCCAGCGGTGATCCTTCGGGAACGTAGTGAGATACATCGGCAATGGCGACCCACAGGCGGTAGCCATTCTTGATGCGCTCCACCAGTATTGCGTCATCGAAATCCTTGGCCGTGGTGCCGTCGATGGTCACGAACGGCATTTTGGTCAGGTCACGTCGATCACGCAGGTCCTTGGCAGACGGTTCGCTGGGCAGGGCCTCCGCCTGATTGACGGAGCCGGACGGGAATCGAAGGCGAATGTTGTGGTTGGATTTGACCAGCGCCTCCTGCACCGAGATGTCTTCTTCGGGGCCGAGGTAGGCGGTGATTTCGCCCTCCCACATGGTGGGGTCGATTTTTTCGCCGGGAACACACAGGGCGATGTCGCCACGTTTGATCTGGATGGACTCGTCGTTGAGCTCGGCGATAATGCCGAATGCAAGGCGCGGGTCTGTGGGACGGCACAGCCAGTCGCCTCCGCGCATCTGCTTGTATACCTTGACGGGCAGGGTTTTGCGTCCACGTTCCAGAACGCGAACGATGCGTCCCTCATTGTTACGCTGTCCCTTGTTTTCGCGGATGACTGCAGCGATGACTTTGTCGCCATGCCATGCGTCGTTGATGTCGCGCTGGTTGATGAAAATGTCTTTGCGACGAGAATCCTCGGGGATGACGAATCCGAATCCGCCACGCTGTATTTCCAGTCGGCCGGTGACGCAGTGCATGGCGTCGGCCAGACCATAGCCCCGGCGGATGCGGATGAGCTTGCCCTGCTCAACCAAATCGCCGAGCATGTCTTTGACCACGCGCTTGTCTTTCTTTTTCAGCTTCAACTGCCGGATGACTTCCGCGCGCGAAAGCGGGCGTTTCACTTCTTTGAAGAGCTTGAGCAGGCCACTGGTGCTGAGTGGTGGCGAGGATGGACGGGGCTGTTTGCGTTTATTCTTAGCCATGAAATTATTCTCCGGGTGTAAGGTGTCCGCCGTGACTGGCTTTTTGCGAGAGCAGTTGCTCGTGTCGGCGGTCCCACCATGTGTCGAATCGGTTTTCCTTGCCGATGGATGACGGGCCGAATTGCACACGAAGGTCAAATTTCCAGAACAAGTCCGAACACATGGGGCCGAGCTTTACTGCGTCCTTGGGGGTGCAGAGAATTGCTTCGCAGCCACGTGCTCGTGCTTCGCTTTCAATTCGGAAGACATCGTTCTTGGTGTAGGTGTGATGGTCTCGAAATACAATGTGTTTTGCCGGTTTGTAGCCCAGGTATTGCTTGGCGGTGCGCTCTACCTGATCCGGTGCACCCACGCCGGTCACGAGGAGATAATTCTTTTTGTCGAAATTCTTTTTGACCTGTCCGGTGAGCACATGGCGCAATCCGGTCGGGATGATCTGGAAGCTGAAAATCGGGCGGCGCAGATGGCTGAGCAGTGTGTCGAAATGGGGAAGGAGACTATCAAATCCTTCGGGGCCGATCTTGATCAGAAAGGCGTCGGCACGATGCAACGCTTCCTTGGGTTCACGCCATGATCCGGCTGGAATGAGTGCGTTCCATTGATGGGAAAGGTCTTCGGGTTTGAGCAGGACCAGATTGCAGTGGCGTTTGACTGCCATGTGCTGAAAGCCGTCATCCAGAATGATCAGTTGCGGGTCGAATTGCTTGACTCCCAACTTGCCGGAGCGGGAGCGGACAGGATCTACCAGAACAACGGCTTCGGGGTGTTCTGTTGCGAGCATGAGCGGTTCATCACCCGCTTCCTCGGCCAGTGCTCCGGGGACGACGTGATAGGGATAGGAGTTGGGATGAGCCTTGTATCCCCGTGTCAGCAGCATGGCTTTTCGGTTGTGTGCTTCGGCCCAGTTCAGGAACCAGCCTGCAATGGGGGTTTTGCCAGTGCCGCCCCAGCCTATGTTGCCCACGGCAACGGTGACGACAGGGGGCGTCCATGCTTTCATGACGCCTCTGCGATAGGCCCATTCACGCAGTCGCATTGCCTTGGCGTTGGCCCAGGCAAATGGCTTGAGAAGGGGGGCAAAGGATTGTTGGAGGGTGGTTATATCGCTCATGAGAAAAAAAAGGGGAGGCGTTGGCCTCCCCGTTGTGGTCTTATTCGCGGTTGCCCAGGAGTCTGAGCAGCATGATGAAGAGGTTGATAAAGTCGAGATACAGGGTCAGTGCTCCGAGGATCGTTCCGCGCCGAATGGCTGCGGTGTCACCTTCAGGTACGGTTTCTCCCATGGTCTTGAGCTTCTGCGTATCGTAGGCGGTGAGGCCCAGGAAGATGATGACGCCGATTACGGAGATGGCGAATGCCATGGCCGAGCTCTGCAGGAAGAAGTTGACCACCATGGCGATCACGATACCGATGAGGCCCATGAATAGCAGGCTTCCCCAGCTGGTGAGGTCCTTTTTGGTGACCATGCCGTAAATGGACATGGTTCCGAACATCCCTGCCGTGATGATGAAGGTGGATGCAACGGACTCAGCGGTGTAGGCCAGAAGGATCGGTGTGAGCGTCAGACCGTTGAGCCCTGAGTAGAGCATGAACAGACCTGTGGCCGTACCGGGCGCCATAGTGGAGATGCGTGCGCTGAGGTAGAAAACGATGCCCAATTCGGCAATGAACAGGACGAAGACCATGCTGGACATGCCCACCGCTCCGGTGGCCGGGTCCACTGTGAAAAACATCTGGAGCAGGGTCTGGGACTGGGTCACGGCAAATGCCACGAGCGCTGTGAGGCCGAGGCCGGCGCTCATCCAGCCATACACCCCGCGCATGAAGGCATTGACTACCTCCGGTTTGGCGGCAGAGCGTTGCATGCTGGGATACTGATTCATTGATTTCCTCCGAAAGGTTGTATTCTTACTTCGTCGGGTTGCTTCCCGTCGTGCTCATAAAATAAGCAGCTTTTTATCGACTGGCAAGAGAAACCGGAAATTGCACAACTAATCTGAAATCGGGGTTAAACTACCCGGTTTGCATGATTTTCGGCCTGTTCAATAGGTACGATTGCCATACCTACGGGGGCCAGTGTGATGGCTGCTATCTTCAGGTGCTGCCAGCCCCAGGGGATACCGATGATGGTCACGGCGCAGGCCAAACCAGACAGAATATGACCTATGCAGAGCCACCAGCCTGCAATGACGAACCAGATGACGTTGCCGATGAAGCCGAATCCGCCGGTGCCTATGTCTTTTTTACCGGTCAGCACATCGCGTCGAATGAGGGTGTTGCCAAAAGGAACGAGAGTGAATTTGGCGATGACGAATGCCGAACGCGCCCAGGGAAGGCCGACAATGGATATTGCCATGAGGCAGCCAGCCAGGAACCACCCCAGAGCCATAAATACGCCACCCATGACGAACCATATTACATTACCAAGAAATGAAAGCATATTGTCCTGCCTTTATGTTTTGTAAGAGTTCATCCAGTTTGTGACTGATTACTAAAAGAAGGTCAACTGATTGTTTTTTTTATGATGACAATTGACAGGATGGTATACTAATAGTAAACGTATTGTGTGTATTGAGCAACAAATTAGAAACTAGGGCGCAACTATGAATTATGGATTTGAAGCTTTTTTCAAAAGACTCTGTGCTGAAACAGAAATAACCAATCAGTCCCAGTTGGCTCGAGAGCTTGATGTCGGACGGGCTGCGGTATCGCTTGCCAAGCGAAAGGATTCGGTACCGGCCCGTTGGATTTTGGACTTGTCGGCCAAGTATGGGTTGAACCCCTTGTGGCTCGAAATGGGAAAGGGGTTCCCACGCCCGGAAAGTACCATGCCTGCTGCTGATGATATCTCGGCATATCAAGAAGTTCCAAAGGTTCGGGCCAGGCTCTCTGCTGGCGGTGGTTCTTTCGAGACCGAAAGCCAGGTCGAAGGTTACTACTCGTTTCGGTCCGATTGGCTGAATATGCGTGGCAACCCTTCGAACATGGTCCTTATGGAAGTGATTGGTAATTCCATGGAGCCGGAAATCAAGGAAGGCGACATGGTTCTTATCGATGAATCGCGGACAGATGTTCTGTCTGGCGGTATTTATGCCGTGGGTGTTGAGGACACAGTCATG from Pseudodesulfovibrio profundus encodes the following:
- a CDS encoding tRNA(5-methylaminomethyl-2-thiouridylate) methyltransferase; this encodes MTNTARKQYDALALLSGGLDSILAMRTIMDQGLSVLGLHFVTPFFGKPHLIPFWKEHYGIEVIEVDIRSKYVDMMLDGPSQGYGKWLNPCIDCKITMLTHARELMKQYGAKFIISGEVIGQRPMSQREDALNLITKRADVRDVLIRPLCAKKQPITPMEESGLVDRERLHDWYGRGRKPQMALAKEYGFTEIPTPAGGCCLTEAQGAARFVKLLQEKERPSPNDFSLARVGRQYWAGNHWLTFGRTADDNAQIGACIEPTDYVLKTQGFPGPLAVCRPLDGPWEPEVIKDAAALVASYSTKARRHFDETGELIVIRVKQGDSVEDISVAPSRDNALPWAEPMAEIVKGWKKDQLEIDG
- a CDS encoding calcium/sodium antiporter; this translates as MTIDIITFLASSLLLWFGANWIVTSAALIARKFNVSELVIGLTIVALGTSAPEFLVTVNAAMRGHNDISLSNVVGSNIFNLGFILGLMAMIKPLVSNKTIVYRDGLLLFLTTVGILLVSMTGELGHLFGASLMALLIAYLVYLGFKRENVGDEELDDLEGKEANWLHFGILIAGFVAISAGGHLMVTAATSIASALGVSSWVIGVTIVAAGTSLPELVTCLAASVKGKNQMLLGNLIGSDFFNFAGVLGLTCLIKPLPVSPEASSGLIVLVGMVGLVLILLRTGWRVSRLEGALLVGINMVRWIGDFTS
- the rnr gene encoding ribonuclease R, which encodes MAKNKRKQPRPSSPPLSTSGLLKLFKEVKRPLSRAEVIRQLKLKKKDKRVVKDMLGDLVEQGKLIRIRRGYGLADAMHCVTGRLEIQRGGFGFVIPEDSRRKDIFINQRDINDAWHGDKVIAAVIRENKGQRNNEGRIVRVLERGRKTLPVKVYKQMRGGDWLCRPTDPRLAFGIIAELNDESIQIKRGDIALCVPGEKIDPTMWEGEITAYLGPEEDISVQEALVKSNHNIRLRFPSGSVNQAEALPSEPSAKDLRDRRDLTKMPFVTIDGTTAKDFDDAILVERIKNGYRLWVAIADVSHYVPEGSPLDREALERGNSYYFPQSVEPMFPERLSNGLCSLNPNVKRLVMVACMDTDQQGRTRSAEMFPAVIQSHARLTYGQVKKAILDKEPEAREEISHVVPMLELAEELARKINALRRERGSLDFDLPEPEILFDINGETSDIRPKTRHFGHQLIEEFMIAANEAVAHFLIEQDMPCLFRIHPPADEEKLKNLFRLLSQTDKDILMPKEMTPKAIQRLIASQKGTDREYIVNRLLLRSMKQAKYSPDNEGHFGLASEEYAHFTSPIRRYADLVVHRLVKAALALKDQDAPAPAIPGQKRLLNIAGHLFGRERAGMDAEREIHKRVMVLFMRDKVGGTFGGVISHITDYGFYVELREVMAEGMVRLSSMDDDYYTYWAHREMLVGERTGQSFQLGQTVEVVLEDVSLERLELNFTLKYVSASAKDYKDLIE
- the lpxK gene encoding tetraacyldisaccharide 4'-kinase — protein: MSDITTLQQSFAPLLKPFAWANAKAMRLREWAYRRGVMKAWTPPVVTVAVGNIGWGGTGKTPIAGWFLNWAEAHNRKAMLLTRGYKAHPNSYPYHVVPGALAEEAGDEPLMLATEHPEAVVLVDPVRSRSGKLGVKQFDPQLIILDDGFQHMAVKRHCNLVLLKPEDLSHQWNALIPAGSWREPKEALHRADAFLIKIGPEGFDSLLPHFDTLLSHLRRPIFSFQIIPTGLRHVLTGQVKKNFDKKNYLLVTGVGAPDQVERTAKQYLGYKPAKHIVFRDHHTYTKNDVFRIESEARARGCEAILCTPKDAVKLGPMCSDLFWKFDLRVQFGPSSIGKENRFDTWWDRRHEQLLSQKASHGGHLTPGE
- a CDS encoding Bax inhibitor-1/YccA family protein — encoded protein: MNQYPSMQRSAAKPEVVNAFMRGVYGWMSAGLGLTALVAFAVTQSQTLLQMFFTVDPATGAVGMSSMVFVLFIAELGIVFYLSARISTMAPGTATGLFMLYSGLNGLTLTPILLAYTAESVASTFIITAGMFGTMSIYGMVTKKDLTSWGSLLFMGLIGIVIAMVVNFFLQSSAMAFAISVIGVIIFLGLTAYDTQKLKTMGETVPEGDTAAIRRGTILGALTLYLDFINLFIMLLRLLGNRE
- a CDS encoding YccF domain-containing protein; translated protein: MLSFLGNVIWFVMGGVFMALGWFLAGCLMAISIVGLPWARSAFVIAKFTLVPFGNTLIRRDVLTGKKDIGTGGFGFIGNVIWFVIAGWWLCIGHILSGLACAVTIIGIPWGWQHLKIAAITLAPVGMAIVPIEQAENHANRVV
- a CDS encoding LexA family transcriptional regulator yields the protein MNYGFEAFFKRLCAETEITNQSQLARELDVGRAAVSLAKRKDSVPARWILDLSAKYGLNPLWLEMGKGFPRPESTMPAADDISAYQEVPKVRARLSAGGGSFETESQVEGYYSFRSDWLNMRGNPSNMVLMEVIGNSMEPEIKEGDMVLIDESRTDVLSGGIYAVGVEDTVMVKRVERLPGTLVLRSDNVDYSPIHLSGDELNNVRVIGKVLWASREYR